The Balearica regulorum gibbericeps isolate bBalReg1 chromosome 5, bBalReg1.pri, whole genome shotgun sequence genomic interval CGCACAACAAAACCAGCGTACTGAGGGGCCTGCTCTTTTCCAGCCTTCTGCATCTCACACTGAGCCATGCCGAAGGTAAGACTCAATGGCACGGGGAAAAGGACAGTACCAGTGGGtgacaggaggaagaaagatgGGGTTATTTCTTTCCAGGGGTAAAGCTGGTGGCAGGTTTTCTTGATAAGGCAGGAGGACCTTCTAAAAGCTTCAAATTGGGAGTGAAAGAGTGCCGAGCGTGGAGTGAGCATAGGGCTTTCCTGCACAGGAGGatgcagcagcacccagcaggaAAGGCTGGTGACAACAGCTCAGTGGATTTTGTGGGTCACCTGGGAgatggtggggaaggggaacaTGGCTCAGACCAGGACCTTGTGTAGCACAgctgtgggctttttttggGCTGGAGTTTCTCAGCTGGCCTGGGTGGCTGCAATTTTTCATTGCCTCCCCAGGTGTCCCTTATCTAAACTTTAGGTCATATGCAGCATGCAGCCTTCCTGCTTACTGCTCCTTTTCTCATATCCTCCGATTCATCTATCTTTTCTTCATATAAGGTTAGGTGCTCTCTGACCTACTGCTGTGTGTGGGAAGACCTGTTTACAGGTCTCAGATCAGGGTGTCTGAACAGGAAGATGGAACCAAGTTGTGCCTGTCACACTGGTCTGAGGTTGGCAAGAGAGAAATACAgcggctggcagggagcagtAGCAGGCTCCAAGCAAACAAGCCTCTACCTAGCTGCAAATGCTCCGAGCAGCTTTGCCAAGAATAGTGGAGAGTTCCTGCCCCTTCTGTTGCCAGCCCCAGGATGAATTATAGAGAGCCTGCTCTGATCATCAGGTGTGGACCTGACAGGGCTTCTCTCTGTATGGTGCACTGGGGGAGGTTGGGCTGTGGGATCATCATGTCAGctgtgtgattatttttttttttggaaactgcaaggggagagaaaggggcCCTCCCACTGTGAACACCCCTTTGACTGGCAGTGTTCTGACCCGGTAGTTTTCCTGGAAAAGGGGCAGGCGCTTTCACTGCTCAAGCGCCCACGACGTGCCAACAAGGGATTTCTGGAAGAGATGCTTAAGGGAAACCTGGAGCGAGAGTGCCTGGAGGAGATGTGCAGTTACGAGGAGGCTTTTGAAGCCCTTGAATCCACCGTTCAGACAGTACGTACAGGGGACACGGGTGGTCCCGAGAAATATTCCCTCAGTCGACCCCTATAGTGAGAGACCAGCAGGTCGCACGtgcagccaggggctggggtTGTAAGACTCAATTCTGTGATACAAAGATGAGGCTGATGTGTGTGTGCCCCAGGGAGAGCTCAGGCTTCCTGAGGGAGTTTCCCTCCTGGAGCCACTCCAGGGAATGCTGCTCAAAGCTCAGGCCCTTTTCCCTCCCTATTTTAAGcttgaaatgaaaaggagagagtCGTTCCTCAACCATCAATCCGGAATTGATCTTCCACTAGTTCAGCATGGTGCCACACACATTTGAACCGCCGCAGCCCCAGAGACTCACAGAAGAGCTGGCTTAGCAACCAAATACATAGTGCAGGTGCCTCAAGCTCCTTTGAGCTGAAGCTTTTGCACAGATCACCCCTTTCTCTGGCTTCCAGACTCACACGCTCAGCTAAATTTGTTCTGCATCGTTCTGGGAAATGCTCCTAGCTCCAAGGCTAGTATCAGAGCTGAATTCCACACCCAAGAATACAACAGTAAACAGATGAACCCTTAGGAGTCTAAGCCAGCAAGGTACAACCGCTGTAgagtttttccaaagcaaatgcAGCAGAGATGTAAATCCCAATCACTGAACAATACCTACATATGATCTGTGGCCTTAGAAGTTCTAGGTTCAACTCCTTGGACCTCTGCACTGTGGCACAGGCTCTGCTTCCTCTGCAGGCTGATGAATGTTATAAGCATCTTCGGTCTATTTTAGAAACAACAGTACTCTCTCCATTCCTGAGTCTGACGACTGGGACTGCGGTTTTATGtcagattttttgctttgttggaCTCCACAGTAACTGACATCAACAGAGCTAGGTTAATTTGTTCCATTTGTTGTGATGGGGCATTCTTTTACTGGTTTGAATTGCAGTAGCTAAGCAAGGTCTGATGTTCTGTATTTCTAttcttaaatatataattttattttatttttacaggagGCATTTTGGTCAAAATACCAAGGTAAGTTGCTTCAAGCCCTGCAGGTACTCTCCTATCTCTTAGGATGCACTGTCCCATCCTGGAGAGATGGCTCCCTACCCTCTTACAAGAACTTACTTTCCAGGACAAAGCACTTGTGTTTTGTCCCTAGATGATAAACTGGTTCAAACTGTGATGCTTATTTGGATTCCTTTCACATAATGCATGTCTTTCTTCTTATTTTGCTAGTATGTCAGGGCATGAGACAGTCCAGGACAGTTCTGGATGCTTGTCTAGAAGGTAAGAAATTCGTGTTGACCTCAATCTCCCAGATACAGTGAATGCCAAGAATTTGCTTCCTGCAGagtttgtaaggaaaaaaaaaaaatctaaagttGGTGAAGCCATatgattagaaagaaaaatagcaggaGAGGAGTTTGAaattctcctctccctctttatTTCCCCCCTAACCATTTCACAAACAGCCTAACTCCCCCATGGAAACAGCATGGGGTAGATGTTCTCCCTGTGGTGCAGCCAGGTGTCCCCAGGCCCAGCCTCTGCGAGGGCTCTGACCTGCGCCCACAgccaaagcaaagcacagagccTCAGGGCGAGCTCCCTCTGATGAGGCAGAGGGAGCTTCTTGCTCTTCCTGCCCCACGAAGAGAATGCCTGTGCTTGTGTTGGCTCATATGTGCAGCAAAAGTTACAGGGATTTGTGGGATGGTACCTCTGAGCTTGAAAAATGCAACGACCCTTTCCCCTGGCCTACACTGTGTTGGGATTTTGACAGGTAACTGCTCTCTTGGTCTGGGCCAGAATTATCGGGGGACAATTAGCTACACCAAATCAGGGATTGAATGTCAAGTGTGGACAAGCAAATATCCACATATACCTAAGTAAGTTCATCTCCCACACACCCCTAAAGGGTTCTCCAGTGTGTCCTTCCTACGTAGCCTAACAGTCTTTTTCTCATAGATTTAACGCCACCATTCATCCCAACCTCATTGAGAACTACTGCAGGAACCCAGACAACAACTTAGAAGGTCCGTGGTGCTACACCCGAGACCCAACGGTGGAACGGGAGGAGTGTCCCATCCCAGTGTGTGGTATGTATGCCCCAGCAAGCCCTTGGCTGGCAGGGAGCACTGCACTGAAACCCATACCAAATGTCTcaaggaaggggagggggtTAGGAGGGAGGGATCTTACATGAACAGAGAGCAGTTGGAGTAGAGGAGCTGGCTCTTAAAGGGTAAAGGAGCTGAGGAAGAGTCGTCACTAAATTGCACATACAGCTGCTTCAGCTAAATTCCTCTAATGTGCTGTTTTCTCTAGACTTCATTAATCTAGATCTAAGTTAAATCTGGTGTCAGCAGTTCCCTGGAATCATCTACAGTTTTGCTAGTCAGGAGCACCCCAAAATCCTGGCTCAGCTGCCTCTAATTTGTGACAGCAATGAGTCAtactggtttggggtttttttgtttgaattccCACCTTTAGGACAAAACCATTACAGCTTGTGCTTGACTGCCTGTCTTAACATTCACTCATACAGAGAAGTGCAGTTTAATACCCACAATctcaagaaaagagaagacGCCCTTCTCTTATCACACTTGACAGGATGGAGAACCATCTCCCTACACTTATACCTTCCCACTTCTCCACGATACAAAGCTGTCTCCCCCAGGGCTTGGCCTCCATCTCAGAAGAACTGGTAGAAAGCAGAGAACTTTCTCACAGCagaaatttctctctgaaaagtAGAGGCCAGACACAACAACTCTTACAAGTGAAAGTCAGAGGGGTCAGCAACCATTTTGACCAAGGGACGTtctcaagttttaaaaatcattaacgTTGTCCTGGTCTGCAACATGGTAAACTGGAAAGAGATACTGCTGTGCTTTGGGGTGATCAGGCATCTCTGCCATCTCTGTTCACTAGTTACTTTCTGACCTACAGTAGCCTACTGCTACTGTTGCACAGATAGAGCAGGACTAGAAAAGCCTTGGTTTTGTGCACAGTGACTCATGTCAACATGAATGCAAAGGAAATCTCACACAAAAGCAACCTCACCGATTAAGGTGAATGCTACTTGCTCAGTGACTGTTGTGCTCCGGGGTGAGTAGTCAAACAGAGGGTCTTTCTTCACATGGAGATTCCCCCAGTGCACAAGGAGAACGCAGCTCGAGGCCAAGCAACTGCTGCAGAACAGATTATCTGGTGCCCACTCACTCAGGAAACGCTGCTTCAAGCTTGGAGCCATTAGGATGCTTGCAAGAAAAAGCATGGAAAGTCTGGTTGGAAAATCTTTTCTCACATCACCAGATACAGAAACATTGGCAAAGGTTAAGTTTGCTATTTTAGTAGCGTATCACTGTAAAAggctacccccccccccaaaatggcCTAGTTACACATTTGAGAAAAAGGCATTGGAGGCTCTCACACAGCAGCATTACGATGCCTGAGGCACCTACCTATCCCTTAGGCTGGTTCTCAAAGATAGCCCAGAAAGGAACAGAACACTGTCCCTCACATCTTAGCAGTAAAGAGAAGCATGAGGAGTAGTGCCAACCTCCTCTTAGTCCTGTTGAAAGAGCCACCTCTGACACTGCAATATTGTCGAGGGCCACCACATGCATGGGAGCACTATGGGAGCTCCTAAACATAACAGGACGCCCCATGGAACTCTGGGCTTTAGTAAAGGGGCTCCAGTGCTATTTGATAACAGTACTTCTAAGTGCAAAGCTATGGCTTACCTCACAGCTCTCTTGTCTTTCCAGGTGAAGACAGGACGACAGTTGAATTCACTCCACAAGTCACAACACCAGCCCCGGTGGAGCACTGTGAACAAGAGAAAGGCATGCTTTACACTGGGACCCTCTCAGTCACTGTGTCTGGAGCTAAGTGCCTGCCATGGAACTCTGAGAAAGCCAAAGAGGTGCTCCACGGAAAACACATCGACCCAGACATGAAGCTGGTGGAGAATTACTGTCGGAATCCCGACGGAGATGACGAGGGTGTCTGGTGTGTCACAGATGAACCACCCAACTTTGAATACTGTGATCTGCACTACTGCGGTGAGAAGCCTGCATTGGTTTGGGTAGGCACGTTTGTGAGGCAGTGGCAAACAATACAGTATGTGTGACTAGGGTGAAGTGCTTGGCCTGGGAGGCACAGATAAGGAAGTATGTGCACCATGTATGTGGAAGTCCTGTTTGTCCTAATATCACGTGTGCTAACCTGTTACGTCCCTCAGGTAACTCAATGGTGAACAAGgaacattaaaaagaacagtGGTTGTAAAAGAGCATTCCTTCATCAGACTCACGATGAGCGGAAAGGAATATCTGCATTGCTGATAATTATGGAATGCAGCTAGGCCTTTTACCATGTTTGTCTTTCCGTGTCTCAGACAGCTCGCTAGAGGATGGGAACGAACAGTTGGAGGGAATATCAGGACGTACTACCCTTCCTCAAGAGTTCAAAACCTTTTTTGATGACAAAACTTTTGGTTTAGGCGAAGCAGGTGAGCAAAAACTAGATACAGCATCGCAGTTCGTAGAAAGTCTACAGCTTCTCCCCACAGGGCACTCGCTGTTCCTCAGAAACACCAGCTTTCCAAATGCTTTCAAAAGGAGGGGAGAGATTTAAATTCCTTGAAGGACCCTCCAAAGTCAAGCTCCAGTTATGACCATGGAGCTAGTAAGCACTTCCTTCCTAGGGTCTTCAAGCTTAGCATGCTGACTGTAGACaacatttttcctctgtgaatCAGGCAGAGTAACAAAGTCAGATTGCCTGTTTTTTCAGACTGTGGCACTCGTCCCttatttgagaagaaaaaggtaacaGACAAAAGtgagaaggagctgctggagtcCTACATGGGAGGCAGAGTTGTGCATGGGGACGATGCAGAAGTTGGCAGTTCCCCCTGGTAAGCATTATCTTTGCATAGTCCTTCACGGGGAATTGCATCTCCCTTCTCTTCAGTTCAAGCAGGGGAAATAAAAGGGCTCTCCCATCTCAGACAGCATATGGGCATTATGGCTTCTAATCAAAACTGCTCCAAGTGGTTGACAGAGCAGTACTAAAATAGCT includes:
- the F2 gene encoding prothrombin isoform X1, whose protein sequence is MAHNKTSVLRGLLFSSLLHLTLSHAEGERKGPSHCEHPFDWQCSDPVVFLEKGQALSLLKRPRRANKGFLEEMLKGNLERECLEEMCSYEEAFEALESTVQTEAFWSKYQVCQGMRQSRTVLDACLEGNCSLGLGQNYRGTISYTKSGIECQVWTSKYPHIPKFNATIHPNLIENYCRNPDNNLEGPWCYTRDPTVEREECPIPVCGEDRTTVEFTPQVTTPAPVEHCEQEKGMLYTGTLSVTVSGAKCLPWNSEKAKEVLHGKHIDPDMKLVENYCRNPDGDDEGVWCVTDEPPNFEYCDLHYCDSSLEDGNEQLEGISGRTTLPQEFKTFFDDKTFGLGEADCGTRPLFEKKKVTDKSEKELLESYMGGRVVHGDDAEVGSSPWQVMLYKKSPQELLCGASLISDSWVLTAAHCLYYPPWDKNLTTNDILVRIGKHIRAKYEKNKEKIALLDKIIIHPKYNWKENMDRDIALMHLKRPIIFSDYIHPVCLPTKEVVQRLMLAGYKGRVTGWGNLKETWATSPSNLPTVLQQLNVPIVDQGTCKASTKVKVTDNMFCAGYSPEDSKRGDACEGDSGGPFVMKNPDDNRWYQVGIVSWGEGCDRDGKYGFYTHVFRLKKWMRKAIEKHGR
- the F2 gene encoding prothrombin isoform X2, translating into MAHNKTSVLRGLLFSSLLHLTLSHAEVFLEKGQALSLLKRPRRANKGFLEEMLKGNLERECLEEMCSYEEAFEALESTVQTEAFWSKYQVCQGMRQSRTVLDACLEGNCSLGLGQNYRGTISYTKSGIECQVWTSKYPHIPKFNATIHPNLIENYCRNPDNNLEGPWCYTRDPTVEREECPIPVCGEDRTTVEFTPQVTTPAPVEHCEQEKGMLYTGTLSVTVSGAKCLPWNSEKAKEVLHGKHIDPDMKLVENYCRNPDGDDEGVWCVTDEPPNFEYCDLHYCDSSLEDGNEQLEGISGRTTLPQEFKTFFDDKTFGLGEADCGTRPLFEKKKVTDKSEKELLESYMGGRVVHGDDAEVGSSPWQVMLYKKSPQELLCGASLISDSWVLTAAHCLYYPPWDKNLTTNDILVRIGKHIRAKYEKNKEKIALLDKIIIHPKYNWKENMDRDIALMHLKRPIIFSDYIHPVCLPTKEVVQRLMLAGYKGRVTGWGNLKETWATSPSNLPTVLQQLNVPIVDQGTCKASTKVKVTDNMFCAGYSPEDSKRGDACEGDSGGPFVMKNPDDNRWYQVGIVSWGEGCDRDGKYGFYTHVFRLKKWMRKAIEKHGR